The Nitrospiraceae bacterium genome has a window encoding:
- a CDS encoding response regulator: protein MRSPDIHLLLVDDSQVNLDLLLDYLKDTPYALVTARGGTQAWQLLEQNPDCYYAVLLDRVLPGMSGIDLLRKMKQHPTLCQVPVLIQTASREPQEMLEGLQAGAYYSLTKPFDKDTLRAIVDAAVRDRTGFLEVRSSLLRTNATMALLDSATFHFRTPEEAKDLATLLSHAYPDPQRVVMGILELALNAIEHGNLEIGYAEKSRLLNCDCLDEEIARRLADPRYASRTATAQFARQAGRLCLQILDEGEGFEWHRFLDFDPQRACDTHGRGIAMANKLSFDQLEYLGKGNEVLAVLRLESMPKCFAA from the coding sequence ATGCGATCGCCGGATATACACCTACTCCTCGTCGACGACTCGCAGGTCAACCTCGACCTGCTGTTGGACTATCTAAAGGACACTCCCTACGCGCTCGTGACGGCGCGGGGCGGAACCCAGGCCTGGCAATTACTCGAACAGAACCCGGATTGCTATTATGCGGTCCTTCTCGACCGTGTCCTGCCAGGCATGAGCGGCATCGACCTTCTCCGCAAGATGAAGCAACACCCCACGCTCTGCCAAGTCCCGGTGCTTATACAAACGGCGTCGAGGGAACCGCAAGAAATGCTGGAGGGCCTACAGGCCGGGGCCTATTATTCTTTGACCAAACCGTTCGACAAGGACACGCTTCGAGCCATCGTCGACGCTGCCGTTCGCGATCGCACCGGCTTTCTGGAGGTAAGGAGCAGCCTGCTCAGAACCAACGCCACGATGGCACTGCTCGATTCCGCGACCTTTCATTTCCGCACTCCGGAAGAAGCCAAGGACCTGGCCACGTTGCTGTCGCATGCCTATCCGGATCCGCAACGCGTGGTGATGGGCATCCTGGAATTGGCGCTCAACGCCATCGAACATGGCAACCTGGAAATCGGGTACGCGGAGAAATCCCGGCTCCTGAATTGTGACTGTCTCGACGAGGAGATCGCACGCCGACTGGCCGATCCGCGCTATGCGTCTCGAACGGCAACGGCGCAGTTTGCCCGCCAAGCCGGACGTCTCTGTCTTCAGATTCTCGATGAGGGAGAGGGCTTCGAATGGCACCGCTTTCTCGACTTTGATCCCCAGCGGGCGTGCGACACGCACGGCAGGGGAATCGCGATGGCCAACAAGCTGAGCTTCGACCAACTGGAGTATCTCGGGAAGGGCAACGAGGTCCTGGCGGTTCTGCGGTTGGAAAGTATGCCGAAATGCTTCGCTGCCTGA
- a CDS encoding DUF4832 domain-containing protein, which yields MTHRTRGLSFGGHAALTRCVAGGLLIGRLMLGGILAHATSVDSSSVSSGAGGASAHVHTTVRPREVSDLLYNPGMGFADFHFGFGHPPSAAEYPKTTVAYFRWSWAELEPEEGRYNFALVDRVISEAKAKGESLAIRIVSEYKTGTPQWLLDKGVASVKESDGTFPDYNNPTFLEYHRRLLRAFGERYGQTAVLDHVDIGSVGCWGEWNTACCPGETQPICRDYFPTEANQRAIMDWYFEYFSGTPLVMLHNGPLRYAASRGAGWRGDCYGDYGYFGPDWNHMEHAYPPALEDSIVAGAWKRGPVQFEVCGYIQEWYERGFDLDKILQRGLDWHVSVLNAKSKPVPAAWRSRFEEFLRKMGYRLVLRSLTHEARLTAGQPFVLQSRWENIGVAPVYQAWPLAYRLRNESGDVVGQWVSQAQLRDWLPGGPHEVSDRIELPGRLPSGEYSLDIAVLDRDGGAPHLDLAIEGKRLDRWYGVSKVVLSN from the coding sequence GTGACTCACAGGACAAGGGGCTTGTCGTTCGGCGGTCATGCGGCCTTGACGCGATGCGTCGCAGGGGGACTGTTGATCGGCCGGTTGATGCTGGGCGGCATTCTTGCTCATGCAACCTCAGTCGATAGCAGCTCGGTTTCCAGCGGCGCTGGCGGCGCGAGCGCTCATGTCCATACGACCGTGAGGCCTCGGGAGGTCAGCGATCTCCTCTACAATCCTGGAATGGGGTTCGCCGATTTTCATTTCGGGTTCGGCCATCCGCCGTCCGCGGCGGAGTATCCAAAAACGACGGTCGCCTATTTCCGTTGGTCCTGGGCCGAACTGGAGCCGGAGGAGGGTCGGTATAACTTCGCGCTCGTCGATCGCGTGATCAGTGAAGCGAAGGCGAAGGGGGAATCCCTCGCCATTCGAATCGTTTCGGAGTACAAGACCGGCACCCCACAATGGCTGCTCGATAAAGGCGTGGCGAGCGTCAAGGAATCGGACGGGACCTTTCCCGACTACAACAACCCCACGTTTCTCGAATATCACCGGCGACTGCTCCGGGCGTTCGGTGAGCGATACGGTCAGACTGCGGTGCTCGACCATGTGGACATCGGTTCCGTGGGATGCTGGGGCGAGTGGAACACGGCCTGCTGTCCCGGCGAAACCCAACCGATCTGTCGCGACTATTTCCCAACCGAAGCCAATCAGCGCGCGATTATGGATTGGTACTTCGAGTATTTTTCGGGCACCCCGCTCGTGATGCTCCACAACGGGCCGTTACGGTATGCCGCGTCGCGTGGAGCCGGGTGGCGCGGGGACTGCTACGGGGATTACGGGTACTTCGGACCGGACTGGAACCATATGGAGCACGCCTATCCGCCCGCATTGGAAGATTCGATCGTGGCCGGCGCATGGAAACGCGGGCCTGTACAGTTCGAGGTGTGCGGTTACATCCAGGAGTGGTATGAGCGCGGGTTCGACCTCGACAAAATCTTACAGCGCGGCCTCGACTGGCACGTCTCGGTGCTGAACGCCAAGTCGAAACCGGTTCCTGCTGCCTGGCGATCCCGGTTCGAGGAGTTTCTGCGGAAAATGGGTTATCGATTGGTGCTTCGCAGCCTCACGCATGAGGCGCGCCTCACCGCCGGTCAGCCGTTTGTCCTGCAGTCTCGCTGGGAGAACATTGGCGTGGCGCCGGTGTACCAAGCCTGGCCGCTGGCCTATCGACTGCGCAACGAGTCGGGGGATGTGGTGGGACAGTGGGTGAGCCAGGCGCAGCTTCGGGATTGGTTGCCCGGCGGTCCGCATGAAGTGTCCGACCGGATCGAGCTTCCCGGGAGACTCCCGTCGGGTGAGTACAGCTTGGATATCGCAGTCTTGGACCGAGACGGCGGTGCGCCCCATCTGGACTTGGCGATCGAGGGGAAGCGGCTTGATCGTTGGTACGGTGTTTCGAAAGTGGTGCTGTCGAACTAG
- a CDS encoding FKBP-type peptidyl-prolyl cis-trans isomerase encodes MRLIVAAFALLTLFATSATPASSADPTTDDQKTLYALGLAVSQSLGTFTLTEAELEFVKAGLSDGVLKKPQKVDLQAFVPKINQLGQSRMTALADIEKKAGAAFVAKAAAESGAKKTESGAIVTTIKEGKGATPKPTDTVKVHYHGTLIDGTVFDSSVKRGEPATFPLNQVIKCWTEGVQQIKVGGKSRLVCPSSIAYGDRGQPPVIKPGSTLVFEVELLEIAKQ; translated from the coding sequence ATGCGCCTCATCGTTGCCGCCTTCGCCCTGTTGACGCTGTTCGCGACGTCCGCCACTCCAGCCTCATCGGCTGATCCGACCACCGACGACCAAAAAACCTTGTATGCCCTTGGCCTGGCCGTGAGCCAGTCGCTCGGCACCTTCACATTGACCGAGGCAGAATTGGAATTCGTGAAAGCCGGCCTCTCCGACGGCGTCCTCAAGAAGCCGCAGAAGGTGGATCTTCAAGCGTTCGTCCCGAAGATCAACCAATTGGGACAATCCCGCATGACCGCCCTGGCCGACATTGAGAAGAAAGCAGGCGCAGCGTTCGTGGCGAAGGCCGCGGCGGAGTCCGGAGCCAAGAAAACCGAGTCCGGCGCTATCGTGACGACGATCAAGGAAGGAAAGGGCGCCACGCCGAAACCGACCGATACCGTCAAGGTGCACTACCACGGCACGCTGATCGACGGGACGGTGTTTGATAGCTCAGTGAAACGCGGTGAACCGGCGACCTTCCCCCTGAATCAGGTGATCAAGTGCTGGACTGAGGGCGTGCAACAGATTAAGGTCGGTGGGAAAAGCCGGCTGGTATGCCCCTCCAGTATCGCCTATGGCGATCGCGGTCAGCCACCGGTCATCAAGCCAGGCTCTACACTGGTCTTCGAAGTAGAGCTCTTGGAAATCGCGAAACAGTAG
- a CDS encoding glutathione S-transferase family protein, with protein MSSIPPAQFPDEQTEGGEFKRQADAFRDWVTADGSSGYPAAVGRYHLYVSLACPWAHRTIIVRKLKRLEPAIGMTVTDPIRDERGWAFRQGPGYSPDPINGFHFLSEAYRATDPTYRGRVTVPVLWDTVSRRIVTNSDDDLMRMFNSEFDRFTDSHLDLYPTALRAEIDALNDFIYERINNGVYRAGFATSQRAYEQAIRPLFEALEALDARLADRRYLFGNQFVETDWRLFVTLVRFDAVYYGHFKCNLRRIVDYPNLFGYLRDLYQTNHIAETVNFDHIKRHYYVTHDDINPTRIVPLGPIQDLSAPHGRDRLG; from the coding sequence ATGAGCAGCATTCCTCCAGCACAGTTTCCCGACGAACAAACGGAGGGCGGAGAGTTCAAGCGTCAAGCCGATGCGTTTCGCGATTGGGTGACGGCCGACGGTTCATCCGGCTATCCGGCCGCCGTGGGCCGGTACCACCTGTACGTCTCCCTCGCCTGTCCCTGGGCCCATCGCACCATCATCGTGCGCAAGCTGAAGCGGCTGGAACCTGCCATCGGCATGACCGTCACCGATCCGATCAGGGACGAACGGGGCTGGGCGTTCCGTCAGGGACCCGGCTACTCTCCCGATCCCATCAACGGATTTCATTTTCTCAGCGAAGCCTATCGGGCCACCGACCCGACGTACCGAGGCCGCGTGACGGTTCCGGTCCTGTGGGACACCGTCAGCCGACGCATCGTCACGAATTCGGATGACGACCTCATGCGCATGTTCAACAGCGAATTCGACCGGTTTACCGACAGCCACCTCGATCTCTATCCCACGGCGCTCCGAGCGGAGATCGACGCACTGAACGACTTCATCTATGAACGCATCAACAACGGAGTCTACCGCGCGGGATTCGCCACTTCTCAACGCGCGTACGAGCAGGCGATTCGCCCCCTGTTCGAAGCGCTGGAGGCCCTGGATGCCCGGCTCGCCGACCGGCGTTATCTTTTCGGCAATCAGTTTGTGGAGACCGATTGGCGGCTGTTCGTGACCCTGGTACGCTTCGATGCCGTCTACTACGGTCACTTCAAATGCAATCTTCGGCGTATCGTGGACTATCCCAACCTGTTCGGCTACTTGCGCGACCTCTACCAAACGAACCACATCGCCGAGACGGTCAACTTCGACCACATCAAACGGCACTACTACGTCACCCACGACGACATTAATCCGACCCGCATCGTGCCGCTGGGCCCCATTCAGGACCTGAGCGCGCCGCACGGGCGGGATCGTCTCGGATGA
- a CDS encoding ankyrin repeat domain-containing protein, whose protein sequence is MRRPWFQTGLIAWQLVLVLGLSLAAEARSDRPRASTAPTERPEPELHKTLTEAPLLRVGQLLAHGANIEARDATGATPLITAAARGNITLIRLLLSRLARVDARDRDGDSALHLSSLAGCVDCVDALLQAGAPPDSRNTLGFTPLHQAVRRFWELPGETNRDRLHRQRDIIALLLQQGASLDSQDGSGRTPATLAMESNNGALRASLITREPAVESHQPESLSGNGQAPAPNQDRLETAVVPSGAGTSATAPIRQEPQPAVLQDSAAAQSPPIMQPEPPAATSPIPPAAAPSEQPPAAPSSSMPPSIEPATLADRSAKGATTQASRTTASDTGPQAQATETESRSDAQSQQALSGPDPAAPPGPVLSSPASAAPTLGASSGSFPLSPPVPAAASKPERSSVESASSEQQGDPAIQRTEPIEPSALAESVPATASQPLPQQPAPALERDRPTPSHRESTQTAQATGAAAVASAEPSEVSARPVPRDLQQEARVSEPSQSPWLFRNVGFGLGLGWTHNLGPRRIESVTTINRIVRIDEERNDLVRFMPELHVWLDRWDEQRWSWGPFLAFAPGSRVVDAVGFGLMLGYRPSPADHYSFNLGLGGVLDLDARVLGDGLIANEPLPPHESSARTKHTTAAGLLVLFSIGWDPAAPQGASRSSSSGPPLH, encoded by the coding sequence ATGCGGCGCCCCTGGTTCCAGACCGGATTGATCGCATGGCAGCTGGTCCTCGTCCTGGGATTGAGCTTGGCGGCAGAGGCACGATCGGACCGACCACGCGCTTCGACAGCTCCAACAGAACGCCCTGAGCCCGAACTCCATAAGACCCTCACGGAAGCTCCCCTCCTCCGCGTCGGCCAGCTACTCGCGCATGGTGCGAACATCGAGGCGCGCGATGCCACGGGAGCCACTCCGCTCATCACCGCCGCGGCCAGGGGCAACATCACATTGATTCGACTGCTGCTGAGCCGTCTGGCGCGGGTCGATGCGCGCGACAGGGACGGCGACAGCGCACTCCACCTGTCCAGCTTGGCCGGATGCGTCGATTGCGTCGACGCCTTGCTGCAGGCCGGAGCTCCACCGGACAGCCGAAACACACTCGGGTTTACTCCGCTCCACCAGGCCGTCCGGCGATTCTGGGAATTGCCGGGCGAAACCAACCGAGACCGCCTCCACCGGCAACGAGACATCATCGCACTCCTCCTTCAACAGGGAGCGTCCCTCGATTCGCAGGATGGCTCCGGCAGAACGCCTGCTACGTTGGCAATGGAAAGTAACAACGGCGCGCTGCGCGCGAGCTTGATCACACGCGAGCCGGCAGTAGAATCCCACCAGCCCGAGTCGCTCTCAGGGAACGGTCAGGCCCCGGCGCCGAATCAAGATCGATTGGAAACAGCCGTGGTTCCTTCAGGAGCCGGAACATCCGCCACAGCTCCTATCAGGCAAGAGCCTCAGCCGGCGGTCCTTCAAGACTCTGCCGCTGCGCAGAGCCCTCCAATCATGCAACCGGAACCGCCTGCGGCGACTAGTCCGATCCCTCCGGCTGCCGCTCCTTCGGAACAACCACCGGCAGCGCCATCAAGCTCAATGCCTCCATCGATCGAACCAGCGACATTGGCCGACCGGTCAGCGAAGGGAGCCACAACACAGGCCTCGAGGACAACCGCGAGCGATACGGGCCCGCAAGCGCAGGCAACCGAGACGGAAAGCAGATCCGATGCACAAAGCCAGCAAGCCTTGTCCGGTCCAGATCCGGCCGCCCCTCCGGGACCGGTCCTCTCCTCACCGGCCTCGGCTGCCCCCACGCTCGGCGCCTCATCCGGAAGCTTCCCTCTGTCTCCTCCGGTGCCGGCCGCTGCCTCGAAGCCGGAACGGTCGTCGGTTGAATCAGCGAGTTCCGAACAGCAAGGGGACCCGGCGATTCAGCGGACCGAGCCGATCGAACCCAGTGCGCTCGCAGAATCCGTTCCGGCCACCGCCTCGCAACCGCTTCCACAGCAACCTGCACCAGCGTTGGAACGCGACCGTCCCACGCCTAGTCACCGAGAGTCGACTCAGACCGCTCAAGCGACCGGTGCAGCAGCCGTGGCATCTGCAGAGCCATCGGAAGTATCGGCCCGGCCCGTTCCAAGAGACCTACAGCAAGAAGCGCGCGTTTCTGAACCGTCGCAGAGCCCCTGGCTGTTCCGGAATGTTGGGTTCGGCCTCGGCCTCGGATGGACGCACAATCTTGGTCCCCGACGGATCGAATCGGTCACGACCATCAATCGTATCGTCCGGATCGATGAGGAGCGAAACGACCTCGTGCGGTTCATGCCGGAGCTGCACGTGTGGCTCGACCGTTGGGACGAACAACGTTGGAGCTGGGGGCCTTTTCTGGCCTTTGCGCCCGGATCGCGCGTGGTGGATGCGGTCGGTTTCGGGCTGATGTTGGGCTACCGCCCGAGCCCAGCCGATCACTACAGCTTCAATCTCGGCCTCGGTGGCGTCCTGGACCTGGATGCCCGCGTGCTCGGAGACGGGCTGATTGCCAACGAGCCGCTCCCTCCGCATGAAAGTTCGGCTAGGACTAAACACACGACCGCCGCCGGCCTCCTCGTTCTCTTTTCCATAGGGTGGGACCCCGCGGCACCGCAGGGAGCGTCACGATCATCATCCTCGGGACCCCCGCTTCATTGA